A single region of the Vagococcus teuberi genome encodes:
- a CDS encoding DUF2785 domain-containing protein — translation MKEKLLTKIQSENDVYADEEIYWLMDNIGNTDASIRDDIVFNTLANGIVEGMFTDKQFIHIKDKTIEEHLIFYRIEEQLPSTLTRSFTALLNGFIIQSDGDLKSPYHNLLTHDEREYFFNTAIIYLQKEIDKTGYSEIYGWVHAFAHGGDYLSKVVQHYLFEECLSKEVLETVSYVLDNIEKPFLDEEEKRIAHAIFVGIKHHKISDELMISWIHQFNFPLEINADFYRLATFKNILAYIYFHCLTEECLTKNLEQVLLGYLKEY, via the coding sequence ATGAAAGAGAAATTATTAACAAAAATTCAGTCAGAAAACGATGTGTATGCGGATGAAGAGATATATTGGTTAATGGATAATATCGGAAATACAGATGCTAGTATTCGTGATGATATCGTGTTTAATACTTTGGCAAATGGAATAGTAGAAGGAATGTTTACCGATAAACAGTTTATCCATATCAAAGATAAGACAATTGAGGAACATTTAATATTTTATCGTATAGAAGAACAATTACCATCTACACTGACAAGAAGTTTTACCGCACTTTTAAATGGATTCATTATTCAATCCGATGGTGATTTAAAATCACCTTACCATAATCTATTAACACATGACGAAAGAGAATATTTTTTTAATACAGCTATTATTTATTTACAAAAGGAAATAGATAAGACTGGCTATTCAGAAATATATGGATGGGTACATGCTTTTGCTCATGGTGGGGATTATCTTAGTAAAGTAGTACAACATTACTTATTTGAAGAATGTTTATCTAAAGAGGTCTTAGAGACAGTAAGTTATGTACTAGATAATATAGAAAAACCATTTTTAGATGAAGAGGAAAAACGTATAGCTCATGCTATCTTTGTAGGAATTAAACATCATAAAATATCAGATGAACTCATGATAAGTTGGATACATCAATTTAATTTTCCATTAGAAATAAATGCCGATTTTTACCGATTAGCAACATTTAAAAATATTTTAGCCTATATTTATTTTCATTGTTTAACAGAGGAATGTTTAACTAAAAATTTGGAACAAGTTCTTTTGGGTTACTTAAAAGAGTATTAG
- a CDS encoding GNAT family N-acetyltransferase has product MIKIYLESNQVKKKLVIKDILNDLPEWFGMPEAIQEYVDFGMEYPLYVASKNSEVVGFISLKETSLKTVEIYCMGVKKEYHHQGIGRMLMEKIKEICCEQYDYLQVKTVAKGHCPQYDATSNFYESVGFCELEVFPTLWDEWNPCLVLIQKI; this is encoded by the coding sequence ATGATTAAAATTTATTTAGAATCAAATCAGGTTAAGAAAAAATTGGTTATAAAAGATATTTTAAACGATCTACCTGAATGGTTTGGAATGCCTGAAGCAATACAAGAATACGTTGATTTTGGTATGGAATATCCGTTATATGTCGCATCAAAAAATAGCGAGGTAGTTGGGTTTATCAGTTTAAAAGAAACGAGTTTGAAAACAGTCGAAATTTATTGTATGGGAGTAAAAAAAGAATACCATCATCAGGGGATAGGTCGAATGTTGATGGAGAAAATAAAAGAGATTTGTTGTGAGCAATATGACTATTTACAAGTGAAGACTGTTGCAAAAGGACACTGTCCTCAGTATGATGCGACTAGTAACTTTTATGAATCGGTGGGATTTTGCGAATTAGAAGTTTTCCCCACTCTCTGGGACGAATGGAACCCCTGTTTAGTACTGATTCAAAAAATATGA
- a CDS encoding dicarboxylate/amino acid:cation symporter: protein MLEKIKNSSLSMRIVAGSIIGILIGFAFGESTANIQFLGDIFLRSVKMCVPLLIFCSIVEASASLPLQELKSVGFKTLGVFFVSTSLSAVLSVIVAKFFPPVLNITVPGKGAYEGAAGSESIQETLVNFIPDNAVAALANGTIVQIIIFAALFGISVNVLKENNPAVNSVYEFTLGLRKVIMQIVTIVMIYAPIGISAMIAGVIGTSGVSALASLGQILLLVSIVDIIFFAVYTLYMSVRYKLNIVQLLKNSSSIILMAFTTTSSAVTLPVALNEVPNKMGVKERISDFVLPLGNALNTNGAPISNILSAVACASIFDIEFTTSKLILLGVFAIVASFGNPGVPGGGIVSMAIVFQMIGIPVEGVAVFAGLDYFYSLTRAPLNVMGNVYSSIIVSNKLDEFDKNVFND, encoded by the coding sequence ATGTTAGAAAAAATAAAAAATTCAAGCCTATCTATGCGTATTGTCGCTGGATCGATTATTGGGATACTCATTGGTTTTGCTTTTGGCGAGAGCACAGCCAATATCCAGTTTTTAGGTGATATTTTCTTACGTTCAGTGAAGATGTGTGTGCCACTTCTTATTTTTTGTTCAATAGTAGAAGCAAGTGCCTCATTGCCTTTGCAAGAATTAAAATCAGTTGGCTTTAAAACATTAGGTGTATTTTTCGTGAGCACATCATTATCCGCTGTTTTATCAGTTATTGTCGCAAAATTTTTTCCACCAGTATTAAATATTACTGTTCCTGGAAAAGGTGCTTATGAAGGTGCAGCAGGAAGCGAGAGTATTCAAGAAACACTGGTAAATTTTATCCCAGATAATGCAGTTGCAGCTCTAGCAAATGGTACGATTGTTCAAATTATTATATTTGCCGCATTGTTTGGAATTTCAGTTAATGTATTGAAAGAGAATAACCCAGCAGTTAATAGTGTGTATGAATTTACATTAGGATTAAGAAAAGTTATTATGCAAATCGTGACTATCGTTATGATCTATGCTCCAATCGGTATTTCGGCTATGATTGCAGGGGTTATTGGAACGAGTGGTGTTAGTGCTCTTGCTTCACTAGGGCAAATATTATTATTAGTAAGTATTGTAGATATTATCTTTTTTGCAGTATACACATTATATATGTCAGTGAGATATAAATTAAATATTGTCCAATTATTAAAAAATAGTTCAAGCATTATATTAATGGCATTTACGACAACATCCTCAGCAGTCACTTTGCCAGTTGCTTTGAATGAAGTACCAAATAAAATGGGCGTTAAGGAAAGAATTTCTGATTTTGTGCTGCCACTTGGAAATGCTTTGAATACAAATGGTGCCCCAATTTCCAATATTTTATCAGCAGTTGCCTGTGCATCTATTTTTGATATAGAATTTACTACATCAAAATTAATTTTACTAGGTGTATTTGCCATCGTCGCATCATTTGGTAATCCAGGTGTTCCTGGCGGTGGGATTGTCTCAATGGCCATTGTGTTCCAAATGATTGGAATACCAGTTGAGGGAGTAGCAGTTTTTGCGGGATTAGATTATTTTTACTCATTAACACGCGCTCCATTAAATGTGATGGGGAATGTGTATTCATCCATTATTGTTAGCAATAAATTAGATGAATTTGATAAGAATGTTTTTAATGATTAA
- a CDS encoding NUDIX domain-containing protein codes for MVVTVLLFNHQNELLIQQRSSNKNSFPNLWDFSASGQVLADEPVFKGAERELHEELGISINLADTPSRFVCSFEEGWDHYFFIQQDIDMSQLKLQKEEVQHVAFVTQSEFNQLVESGDFIPYLFNPMIFDLFYQTSEHKKTLKMITHP; via the coding sequence ATGGTTGTAACGGTATTATTATTCAACCATCAAAATGAATTATTAATTCAACAACGTTCTTCTAACAAAAATTCATTCCCTAACCTATGGGATTTTTCTGCAAGTGGACAAGTCCTAGCAGATGAGCCTGTTTTTAAAGGAGCTGAGCGAGAATTACATGAAGAATTAGGTATATCAATCAATTTAGCAGATACACCTTCAAGATTTGTTTGTTCTTTTGAAGAAGGATGGGACCATTATTTTTTTATTCAACAAGATATAGACATGTCACAACTTAAATTGCAAAAAGAAGAAGTTCAACACGTTGCCTTCGTTACTCAATCTGAGTTTAATCAGCTAGTAGAATCAGGAGACTTTATTCCTTATCTTTTTAACCCTATGATTTTTGATTTATTTTATCAAACAAGTGAACACAAAAAAACATTAAAAATGATCACTCATCCCTAA
- a CDS encoding AAA family ATPase: MIIWINGAFGAGKTTVATELVKQIQPSFLYDPENIGDLFRSNLPISMQKSDFQYYPEWRQWNVHLLKKIYQEYEGDIIVPMTIYKTEAVSEILGKLREENIPVCHIQLDVSKETIISRLQERPKSLIEWGESKVDEILEAFKSVPQHEKINNSDTSLDTVIKEIIEKTIYIKNNL; this comes from the coding sequence ATGATTATATGGATAAACGGGGCATTTGGCGCAGGTAAAACAACAGTGGCGACTGAATTAGTTAAACAGATTCAGCCTTCTTTTTTGTATGATCCAGAAAATATTGGTGACCTTTTTCGTTCAAATTTGCCGATTAGTATGCAAAAAAGTGATTTTCAGTATTATCCGGAATGGCGCCAGTGGAATGTTCATCTACTTAAAAAAATTTATCAAGAATACGAGGGGGATATTATTGTGCCCATGACAATTTACAAAACAGAAGCTGTTTCTGAAATTCTTGGAAAGTTACGTGAAGAAAATATACCAGTCTGTCATATTCAACTTGATGTATCAAAAGAAACCATTATTTCAAGACTCCAAGAACGTCCTAAATCACTAATTGAATGGGGCGAGAGTAAAGTGGATGAGATACTTGAAGCGTTTAAGTCTGTGCCACAACATGAAAAGATTAATAATAGTGATACTTCACTTGATACAGTCATTAAGGAAATAATTGAAAAGACAATTTATATAAAAAATAACCTATAG
- the leuD gene encoding 3-isopropylmalate dehydratase small subunit, whose product MEAINHYEGYIVPILNDNIDTDQIIPKNFLKRIEKTGFGQFLFDEWRYLDNRDENPDFILNNEEYKNATILLTGDNFGCGSSREHAVWALDDYGFRVIIAGGYSDIFYMNSINNGLLPIILPKEEREKIAKVKATDTIKIELDNQLIKVEDESIHFDIDKKWRDKLISGLDEIDETMAYKDQILAYEKAHGI is encoded by the coding sequence ATGGAAGCAATCAATCATTACGAGGGATATATTGTACCGATATTAAATGATAATATTGATACAGACCAAATTATTCCGAAAAACTTTTTAAAACGAATCGAAAAAACAGGATTTGGTCAGTTTTTATTTGATGAATGGCGTTATTTAGATAATCGTGATGAAAACCCTGACTTTATTCTAAATAATGAAGAATATAAAAATGCAACGATTTTATTAACAGGTGATAACTTTGGGTGTGGATCATCTCGTGAACACGCGGTATGGGCCTTAGATGATTACGGATTTCGTGTGATTATTGCGGGTGGATACAGTGATATTTTCTACATGAATTCTATTAACAATGGACTACTACCAATTATCTTACCAAAAGAAGAACGAGAAAAAATTGCAAAAGTAAAAGCAACTGATACAATTAAAATTGAGTTGGACAATCAATTAATCAAAGTAGAAGATGAATCTATTCACTTTGACATTGATAAAAAATGGCGTGATAAATTAATTAGCGGTTTAGATGAAATTGATGAAACAATGGCTTATAAAGATCAAATTTTGGCTTATGAAAAAGCACACGGTATTTAA
- the leuB gene encoding 3-isopropylmalate dehydrogenase, whose protein sequence is MTKITVLKGDGIGPEIMDAGLDILSVFKENGLFDYEVSEELVGGAAIDAVGKPLPEKTVESCQSSDAILLGAIGGPKWDHCKERPEAGLLALRKQLSLYANIRPIQVSEELVHLSPIKEDRITGTDFVIVRELTGGIYFGESRELNEENALDTCIYTKEEIERIMRAAFELAQTRRKKVTSVDKSNVLATSKLWRQVAIEVSKDYPDVTLEHQLVDSCAMVMITKPKEFDVIVTENMFGDILSDEASVLTGSLGVLASSSLSKTGIHLFEPIHGSAPDIAGQNVANPLSMIYSVSMMLRDSFKQYKLADMVDEAVRQVMKKDIMTKDLGGSYSTTDVTRHIRQELMEIIGG, encoded by the coding sequence GTGACTAAAATTACAGTATTAAAAGGTGATGGTATTGGTCCGGAAATTATGGATGCAGGACTAGATATTTTATCAGTGTTTAAAGAAAATGGCTTGTTTGATTATGAAGTATCTGAGGAATTAGTTGGTGGAGCTGCGATTGATGCAGTTGGGAAACCACTTCCTGAAAAAACAGTTGAAAGTTGTCAGTCATCAGATGCGATTTTACTAGGAGCTATTGGTGGACCAAAGTGGGACCATTGTAAAGAACGACCAGAAGCCGGACTTTTAGCACTTAGAAAACAATTATCGTTGTATGCTAATATTCGTCCAATTCAAGTTTCAGAAGAACTCGTTCATTTATCACCTATTAAAGAAGATAGAATTACTGGTACGGATTTTGTGATTGTTCGTGAGTTGACTGGAGGTATTTATTTTGGTGAATCACGCGAATTAAATGAAGAAAATGCGTTAGATACATGCATTTATACAAAAGAAGAGATTGAGCGTATCATGCGTGCAGCATTTGAATTAGCTCAAACAAGACGAAAAAAAGTCACATCGGTGGATAAATCAAATGTACTAGCAACAAGCAAATTATGGCGTCAAGTGGCAATTGAGGTGAGTAAAGATTATCCAGATGTGACACTAGAACATCAATTAGTGGATTCTTGTGCGATGGTGATGATTACTAAACCAAAAGAATTTGATGTTATCGTGACTGAAAATATGTTTGGCGATATTTTAAGTGATGAAGCTTCTGTGTTAACTGGAAGTTTAGGAGTATTAGCTAGTTCTAGTTTATCTAAAACAGGTATTCATTTATTTGAGCCAATTCATGGATCAGCACCAGATATTGCGGGTCAAAACGTGGCTAACCCATTATCGATGATTTATTCCGTGTCGATGATGTTACGAGATAGCTTTAAACAATATAAATTAGCTGACATGGTGGATGAAGCAGTTAGACAAGTGATGAAAAAAGATATTATGACAAAAGATTTAGGTGGAAGTTATTCAACAACTGATGTCACTCGACACATTCGTCAGGAATTAATGGAAATTATAGGAGGTTAA
- a CDS encoding aspartate/glutamate racemase family protein — protein MKIMVANPNSNKELTDVLMASARRDIRYSSVELIPFTNPLGSKHIDSVFGDYQSVWSFVREILKEIDEVKPDAVVLAGFGNFGMFALKEALSIPVIPIAEASQMIAPMLGHRYSVLTVFNQNIPYQEDLTRLFGIESRLASVRGIEMNTDIVETTDTTKASLEYTVDKLIHEDGAEVVVLGGARFAPYAQMLSDKFNIPVIDPVAVSVKLAILFVESGLSQSKIRKFNQPPQPLVNYFVGKEGE, from the coding sequence ATGAAAATAATGGTAGCTAATCCAAATAGTAATAAAGAATTAACAGATGTATTGATGGCATCAGCACGACGAGATATCAGATATTCATCTGTTGAACTCATTCCATTTACCAATCCTTTAGGGTCAAAACATATTGATTCAGTTTTTGGAGATTATCAATCAGTATGGTCATTTGTTCGCGAAATATTAAAAGAAATTGATGAGGTTAAACCAGATGCTGTCGTGTTGGCAGGATTTGGGAATTTTGGCATGTTTGCACTAAAAGAAGCGTTGTCTATTCCAGTTATTCCAATAGCTGAGGCGTCACAAATGATTGCCCCAATGCTTGGACATCGTTACTCTGTTTTGACAGTATTCAATCAAAATATCCCTTATCAAGAAGATTTAACTCGTTTGTTTGGGATAGAGTCTCGTTTAGCTTCTGTCCGTGGAATTGAAATGAATACAGATATTGTTGAAACGACAGACACGACGAAAGCGTCTCTTGAATATACCGTTGATAAATTAATTCATGAAGATGGTGCAGAAGTTGTTGTATTAGGCGGGGCGAGATTTGCACCGTATGCTCAAATGTTGAGTGACAAATTTAATATACCAGTAATTGATCCGGTCGCTGTATCTGTTAAATTAGCCATTTTATTTGTTGAAAGTGGATTGTCTCAAAGTAAGATAAGAAAATTCAATCAACCGCCACAACCATTAGTTAATTATTTTGTTGGTAAAGAAGGGGAGTAA
- a CDS encoding ABC transporter substrate-binding protein, protein MNEFKITATGVSMNYMPQYLAQECGFFKEEGVDVTSYTPTPWVDGLDDINKAEADVLLGGIWVPIMYHNHIKNYVSVAKIASKCPLFIVSREKVDSFSWTAMENKRVLVSGGDGASHYVAALGSAKKGGANVETIRFVHDFSTSMLCELFEGGFGDFIVLQPDVAHSMIARGKGYFYKNLTEKDEKIPWSVYYTLPETIAKDQDKFNRFVAGLQKGTTYLLENGGEVCRPIIERFWPHMSVDEGVNTIDTFIKQGMWTPSIKIEERELETWQADLVLGDLIDKPISYNQLVDNKPFEAIKKQGGM, encoded by the coding sequence ATGAACGAGTTTAAAATCACGGCAACGGGTGTCTCAATGAACTATATGCCACAGTATTTAGCGCAAGAATGTGGTTTTTTTAAAGAGGAGGGTGTAGATGTAACAAGTTACACTCCAACTCCTTGGGTAGATGGATTAGATGATATTAACAAAGCAGAGGCTGATGTTCTTTTAGGTGGTATTTGGGTTCCTATTATGTATCACAACCATATAAAAAATTATGTCTCTGTCGCAAAGATTGCATCAAAATGCCCATTGTTTATCGTATCGAGAGAAAAAGTTGACTCTTTTTCATGGACGGCTATGGAAAATAAACGCGTATTAGTATCTGGTGGTGATGGTGCGAGTCATTATGTCGCAGCATTAGGAAGTGCTAAAAAAGGTGGGGCGAATGTAGAAACCATTCGTTTTGTTCATGATTTTTCCACCTCTATGTTATGTGAGTTATTTGAAGGGGGATTTGGTGATTTTATCGTCTTACAACCTGATGTTGCACACTCAATGATTGCAAGAGGTAAAGGATATTTCTATAAAAACTTGACGGAAAAAGATGAAAAAATTCCTTGGAGTGTTTACTACACATTACCTGAAACGATCGCAAAAGACCAAGATAAATTCAATCGATTTGTTGCGGGATTGCAAAAGGGAACGACCTATTTATTGGAAAATGGTGGGGAAGTATGTCGTCCGATTATTGAAAGGTTTTGGCCACATATGTCTGTTGATGAAGGGGTTAACACGATTGATACATTTATCAAACAAGGCATGTGGACCCCTAGCATTAAAATTGAAGAACGTGAATTAGAAACATGGCAAGCCGATTTAGTGTTAGGAGATTTAATTGATAAACCCATTTCTTATAACCAGTTGGTTGATAACAAACCTTTTGAAGCAATAAAAAAACAAGGAGGTATGTAG
- the leuC gene encoding 3-isopropylmalate dehydratase large subunit, whose product MKTTLFDKVWNKHVVAGNPGEPQLLYIDLHLIHEVTSPQAFEGLRLANRPLRRPDLTFGTMDHNVPTKDIYNISDLVAKKQIEALEKNCAEFNVSLFGNGHDKQGIVHMIGPEIGVTQPGKTIVCGDSHTATHGAFGAIAFGIGTSEVEHVFATQTLWQTKPKNMGVKITGDLQKGVYAKDIILYLISKYGVDFGTGYAVEYYGSTIEGLTMEERMSICNMSIEGGAKMGMVAPDDTTLDYLKGREFAPKNWDQAVEEWRTLKTDDDSCFDRIIEIDAKDIAPQVSWGTNPGMCVSVDESFPEIKDENDTRAYDYMDLKPGGYAKDIELGYVFIGSCTNGRLSDLEEAAKIVKGKKIHDGITGIVVPGSRPVKKAAEKMGLDKIFEEAGFEWREPGCSMCLGMNPDQVPTGVHCASTSNRNFEGRQGKGARTHLCSPAMAATAAINGHFVDIREEMA is encoded by the coding sequence ATGAAAACAACACTATTTGATAAAGTATGGAACAAGCATGTCGTTGCAGGAAACCCTGGTGAACCTCAATTATTATACATTGACCTTCACTTGATTCATGAAGTGACGTCACCTCAAGCCTTTGAAGGATTGAGACTTGCTAATCGTCCACTTAGACGTCCAGATTTAACATTTGGAACAATGGATCATAATGTTCCGACAAAAGACATTTACAATATTTCTGATTTAGTTGCGAAAAAACAAATTGAAGCACTTGAAAAAAATTGTGCAGAGTTTAATGTGTCATTATTCGGTAATGGACATGACAAACAAGGGATTGTTCACATGATTGGACCAGAAATTGGTGTGACACAACCTGGTAAAACCATTGTTTGTGGGGACTCTCATACAGCGACTCACGGAGCATTTGGTGCGATTGCGTTTGGTATTGGGACAAGTGAAGTAGAGCATGTATTTGCGACACAAACATTATGGCAAACAAAACCTAAAAATATGGGTGTTAAAATTACTGGTGATTTGCAAAAAGGTGTTTATGCCAAAGATATTATTTTGTATTTGATTTCAAAATACGGGGTAGACTTTGGTACTGGATACGCAGTGGAATATTATGGTTCAACGATTGAAGGATTAACAATGGAAGAACGTATGAGTATTTGTAACATGTCCATTGAAGGTGGTGCGAAAATGGGAATGGTCGCGCCTGATGATACAACATTGGACTATTTAAAGGGTCGTGAGTTTGCACCCAAAAATTGGGATCAAGCTGTTGAAGAATGGCGGACATTAAAAACAGATGATGATTCATGTTTTGACAGAATTATTGAAATTGATGCCAAAGACATTGCCCCTCAAGTAAGTTGGGGAACTAATCCAGGTATGTGTGTATCTGTTGACGAATCTTTCCCAGAAATCAAAGATGAAAATGACACAAGAGCCTACGATTATATGGACCTAAAACCAGGTGGCTATGCTAAAGATATCGAGCTTGGTTATGTGTTTATCGGCTCATGTACAAATGGTCGCTTGTCTGATTTGGAGGAAGCGGCAAAAATTGTCAAAGGTAAAAAAATTCATGATGGGATTACTGGGATTGTCGTTCCAGGCTCACGTCCAGTGAAAAAAGCAGCCGAAAAAATGGGTTTGGATAAAATATTTGAAGAAGCTGGATTTGAGTGGCGTGAACCGGGATGTTCTATGTGTTTGGGAATGAATCCTGACCAAGTTCCAACCGGTGTGCATTGTGCTTCAACATCTAACAGAAATTTTGAAGGACGACAAGGGAAAGGTGCGAGAACACATCTTTGCAGTCCAGCAATGGCGGCTACAGCTGCAATCAATGGTCACTTTGTTGATATTAGAGAGGAGATGGCATAA
- a CDS encoding nucleotidyltransferase family protein: protein MAPPGYDDGLLARKIIKAENLTSFMICQDEKKIGCISIDFYRREVAYFCIVSEYHQQGIGTCVWKIIEQMYGSNEWVVETPDYSLKNHAFYEKLGFAKIGETVYSETAKSYVFEKIDRAKLTREKVKKLVKEQPDFMRLLKIIDDLSLQDAWIVAGTVRNYLWNVLSKSNELDVTTDIDVAFYDKDIPYEKNQEIQDELMKKYPDFNWEVKNQVYMHIHNSNTSVYKSSRDAVYHYPEKCTSIALRINKGEIDVFCPYGLEDIEHFVVSPTSYIMSDRERIKLYNERQKTKKWNEKYSRLSIILAKMEK from the coding sequence GTGGCCCCACCAGGATATGATGATGGATTATTAGCACGAAAAATCATTAAAGCAGAGAATTTAACTAGTTTTATGATTTGTCAGGACGAAAAAAAGATAGGGTGTATCAGTATAGATTTCTATAGAAGGGAAGTGGCCTATTTTTGTATCGTGTCAGAGTATCATCAACAAGGAATTGGTACATGTGTGTGGAAAATAATTGAGCAGATGTATGGATCAAATGAGTGGGTGGTTGAGACACCTGATTATTCTTTGAAAAATCACGCTTTTTATGAAAAATTAGGATTTGCAAAGATAGGTGAGACAGTTTATTCAGAAACAGCTAAATCATATGTTTTTGAAAAAATAGATAGAGCCAAACTGACGCGTGAAAAGGTAAAAAAGTTAGTTAAAGAACAACCTGATTTTATGAGGTTACTTAAAATAATTGATGATTTATCATTACAAGACGCTTGGATAGTCGCAGGTACTGTAAGAAATTATCTCTGGAATGTTTTATCAAAATCAAACGAGTTAGATGTTACGACGGATATTGATGTGGCTTTCTACGATAAGGATATTCCGTATGAAAAAAATCAAGAGATACAAGATGAATTAATGAAGAAATACCCAGACTTTAACTGGGAAGTGAAGAATCAAGTTTATATGCACATTCATAATTCAAATACATCAGTTTATAAGAGTAGTAGAGATGCAGTGTATCATTATCCAGAAAAATGTACATCTATTGCACTTCGAATTAACAAAGGAGAGATTGACGTATTTTGCCCATATGGATTAGAGGACATAGAACATTTTGTTGTCTCTCCAACCTCATATATTATGAGTGATAGAGAAAGAATTAAGTTATATAATGAACGACAAAAAACGAAAAAGTGGAATGAGAAATACTCGAGATTGAGTATTATTTTGGCAAAGATGGAGAAATAA
- a CDS encoding helix-turn-helix domain-containing protein: MNLGNIITSKRIEKQLTQEQLAKQMGVEKDTIAEWEDDKEYPDMDSLIVLAKLLDISLDSLFLTNNSTLLTAIMKKSNRKTLQLATLISLITLSILLAILLFSLLKDESKLIVSILIIIGELVNLSALAHYIKKLS, translated from the coding sequence ATGAATTTAGGAAATATTATTACAAGTAAACGTATTGAGAAACAGTTAACACAAGAACAATTAGCGAAACAAATGGGTGTTGAAAAAGATACCATTGCTGAGTGGGAAGATGATAAAGAGTATCCTGATATGGATTCTTTAATTGTCTTAGCAAAATTATTGGATATTTCTCTTGATTCACTCTTTTTAACTAATAATTCTACTTTATTGACTGCTATTATGAAAAAATCAAATCGAAAAACGCTCCAACTTGCTACTCTTATCAGTCTAATAACGCTAAGTATCTTACTAGCTATTTTGCTTTTCTCACTATTAAAGGATGAATCTAAATTGATTGTGTCCATTTTGATTATCATCGGTGAATTAGTAAACCTTAGTGCATTGGCTCATTATATAAAAAAATTATCTTAG
- a CDS encoding DNA topology modulation protein: MKKIMIIGSPGTGKSTLGRQLEDKLSIKLYHLDKLFWKPHWEMSTKHEQQTILSDIVEKDSWIIDGNYSSTLDIRMKQADTIIYLKKARLVCLYQVLKRVIKYRGTTRPDMQEDCPEKIDIEFIKWIWHFPKNHEPLIEEQMNQLNKSQVLVTLSSRKEVKQFLKRMEYVQE; encoded by the coding sequence ATGAAAAAAATAATGATTATCGGCTCACCTGGTACCGGTAAAAGTACACTTGGTCGCCAATTAGAAGATAAATTATCAATTAAGCTATATCACTTAGATAAATTGTTTTGGAAACCTCATTGGGAGATGAGTACAAAGCATGAGCAACAAACTATTCTATCAGATATCGTGGAGAAAGATTCTTGGATTATTGATGGAAACTATAGTAGTACGTTAGACATCAGAATGAAACAGGCAGATACTATTATTTATTTGAAGAAAGCAAGATTAGTTTGTTTGTATCAAGTTTTGAAGCGAGTGATTAAATATCGTGGAACAACTAGACCTGATATGCAAGAGGATTGTCCTGAAAAAATAGATATAGAATTTATAAAATGGATATGGCACTTCCCTAAAAACCACGAGCCATTGATAGAAGAACAAATGAATCAGCTGAATAAATCACAAGTGTTAGTCACACTATCTAGCAGAAAAGAAGTGAAACAGTTTTTAAAAAGAATGGAATATGTACAAGAATAA
- a CDS encoding MazG-like family protein: MKQYQKRVYENKVKHGFNVANVETEFLLLYGEVSEAFNAFKKNENIGEELADVAIYLLGISEILGVDLETEMLKKMDINENRVYKSNGTKYLIKEPNELDD; encoded by the coding sequence ATGAAACAGTATCAAAAAAGAGTATATGAAAATAAAGTAAAGCATGGTTTTAACGTTGCAAATGTTGAAACAGAGTTTTTATTACTTTATGGCGAAGTTTCTGAAGCGTTCAATGCATTTAAAAAAAATGAAAACATAGGTGAAGAGCTAGCTGATGTTGCAATTTATTTATTAGGTATATCAGAGATTTTAGGAGTAGATTTAGAAACGGAAATGCTCAAAAAAATGGATATAAATGAGAATAGAGTATATAAATCAAATGGTACTAAATATCTAATAAAGGAGCCAAACGAGTTAGATGATTAA